The Salvelinus namaycush isolate Seneca chromosome 19, SaNama_1.0, whole genome shotgun sequence DNA window GACAGATTTCAAAACTGACCAGAGATCAGTTGCTATACTTGGCTCATGTGCTGCTACAGTGTTTCTCTTCTAACCCCTAAACCATTATAAGAAAGCAGACAGCTGATCTGAGATCTAATCCACTCTCTGTAAGTGCTTTCTTATGGACACGGTACTGTGTGATTCTATGGGAACTTTCACCTTGGGAACAGAGACAAACTAAAAGCTGACCTGAAGACAGTTTCCCAATAGAGCCGCTTCACCTTTAGTGTTTGTGTACATTGTTTACTATAGTCAGACTGCTATTTCTGTATATaccgtgcattcggaaagttttcagaccccttgactttttccacattttgttacgttagacttaTTCTATGGATTCAGTTGGTTTTTTtacctcctcaatctacacacaataccccataatgacaaagcaaaaacaggttgtttttttttatataaaaaaacgtaactatcacatttacttaggttttcagaccctttactcagtactttgttgaagcccctttgccagcgattacagcctcgattctttttgggtatgacgctacaagattggcacacctatatttctggagctctgtcagagtgaccatcgggttcttggtaacctccctgaccaaggcccttctcccccaattgctcagttttgctGGGCGGCCAACTCTggggagagtcttggtggttccaaacttctaccatttacgaataatggaggccactgtgttcagaAATTGTTTAGtaaccttctccagatctgtgccttgacacaatcctgtttcagagctctacggacaatttctttgacctcatggcttggtttttgctctgacatgcactgtcaactgtgggaccttatatagacaggttgtgtgcctttccaaatcctgtccaattgaattgaccacaggtggactccaatcaagttgtagaaacatctcaaggatgatcaatggaaaccggatgcacctgaactcaattttagagtataatagcaaagggtctaattagttatgtaaataaggtatttctgtttgtcattgttaatacatttgtaaacatttctacacttcttttttttcactttgtcattctgtgtagattgatgtgtttttatttaatcgattttagaatgaGGCGTAACAAGAtgtgggaaggggtctgaatactttctgaatgcactgtatggtgATGGGAATATGGATTGTTTTAATTTTGTAATAAAAACTATAAAAGGAAACATTTGTGTTGGTTGTTGTAGAACTCTGGACCTAAAGGGTCCTATATAGTAAGCTACTGGTGGAGACTTTGTTAAACATTTCCCCTAGCATTTAATGAATGACAGAATTAATGGGGAAAGAAGTACTAAGGGAAGCAAAAACTATTGAACTGGCTACATTTTGAGAGACTGGGATAAGATCTTGTATTTTGTGGGATCAGTTCTGGCGTAAGAATGAACCATGGTCTCATCTCAGGACAAATAAGGTTACATTCATGTAATATCAACTGGATAGTTGCGTAAGAAGAACAACCTAGTTACAGGCCTACAATATAGTCAGATGGTTTATGATACATTTGAGGTACAGTAATACGACTGATTATATAGTGAAATGTGACGCACACATAGGTTGTCACAGTTTTTGTGCTGTAACACATTATTTCCATGTTTTTTGTTGACAGATATTTATCCATCTACTTGGttgatattatattattattttctaGCGTATGAATTTCACTGTCTCATTTTCTTTCTCCAAACGATAGAAGTGTGAAGTTCCTCACTTACTTTTAGTGTCCTTGTCTTCCTCTAACAGCTAAAGTCTACCCCCCCCACACTGGGTACGAGGCTTATACGATGTCATTTTGGCGTCTTTCAGTGACACACAGAGCATTCCTTCCACCTCTAGCTTTTTTTTCATAGTGGGTCCAACATCCAGAGACTTTCCAGTCCTACTCTTTTACAGTCCCACTGGGGAGAGGTGACGCACACCAGACAGGACCTTGTGCCCGCGCACAACACGTACAGGTAGGCATCATCACTCCTTTGGTGGCGGTACCAGGATGATGATGTTGCATGGCTGTGATTGGAAGAGGACAATAAAATTTAAGAGCTGAAGGAGTGATAAAAAAGTAAGATGGTGCAATTTACGTTTATTGTAAGTTTAATCAATGACTGTCTTTTTCTGCATTCGCATTTGGACACTGACCTCATAAAAACGTTAGGCATGagttaattattattatatttttttttttaggtgttAAAGGCCTGGAGGGGAGAGGTGTATGTTCTCAGTGCAGCCCTCGTCACCGTGgatacaggagggaggagagccgGAGGAGTCTTAAAAGAACGCAACACCACAGGACAGACGACTTCTCTCCATCCCCCCCGCACTCTGGAATTCTTCTATTGGGTTCCTTTTTAGatacatatttttttaccccCGTCACTGTTCTCCACTATGAACACACCAATGACAACGGCTGCTGTGGCGTTGGCCACCTGCCACACCAACGCCACGATATGCTCGGGCACGTCGTGCCTGGTGGCTCCCAGCAACTACAACAAGATCCTGAGCCTAGTTCTCAGCATCGTGCTGACCGTCATGCTGGCCATGGTCATGTTCTCCATGGGCTGCACTGTGGAGGCCGGAAAGCTGTGGGGACACATCAAGAGACCATGGGGAATTTTTATCGGCTTCTTGTGCCAGTTCGGCATCATGCCCTTCGCTGCCTTCGCCCTGTCGCTGGCCTTCAATGTGCTGCCCGTGCAGGccgtcgtcatcatcatcatgggCTGCTGTCCCGGTGGCTCCAGCTCTAATATCATTGCCTACTGGCTGGATGGAGACATGGACCTCAGGTGAGACTGACTGGAAGCAGTAACACTCTTAGATGAAGAAGAATGGGGggaaagggttccaaaagggttctccggCTGTCCTCATAGGATAATTATTTTTGATTCCGGGTAGAACActtttgtgttccatgtagaaccctctggaaTGGAACtgaaaatggttctacctggaacagaAAAGTGTTCTTAAGagatctcctatggggacagccggagaacccttttaggttctagatggcacgtttttttccttttttcttcCTAAGAGTACATGTTATTTGTTTGATTTAGCCTACTTTCAAGTTTTGCCTTTGGTACTACGTTTTTGAGTACTTTTATGCGAGTGCGTTTCTATCGTGATCCAGCGTACTAATGTTGTGTGTTTTCCCCACTCTAGTATCAGCATGACAGCCTGCTCCTCTATCCTGGCCCTGGGGATGATGCCTCTGTGTCTGCTCATCTACACGTCTGTCTGGACCTCTGCTGACACCATCCAGATCCCCTACCAAAGCATAGGTAGCTACCAATACTAAAATAAACCATTCCATACAGGGGCATATGCATTGATGTACCATCTACACAATGTATTGGTGGGAATGCTTTTGTACAGCACTCTTTAGATTCCATCCAGCAGCACAGGAACATATAATTAGTATAGATTTCCACATATTGATTGTATTTCTGTGTTAGAACACCGTTAGAAATGCTAAAACATTCGGATCCTTATAGCAGCTTACGTACAcgacatggccaaaagtatgtggatacctgctcgtcaaacatctcattccaaaatcattggtattaatatggagttggtcccccctttgctgctataacagcccccactcttctgggaaggcatcccactagatgttggaacattgctgcggggacttacttccattcagccaccagagcattagtgaggttggacactgatgttgggggattaggcctggcccgcagtcggcgttccaattctttccaaaggttttcgatggggttgaggtcagggctctgtgcaggccagtcaagttcttctactccgatctcgacaaaccttttctctatggacctcactttgcacagtggcattgtcatgctgaaacaggaaaggaccttccccaaactgttgcaacaaagttggaagcacagaattgtctagaatgtcattatgctgtagcattaagatttctcttcactggaagtaaggggcctagcccgaaccatgaaaaaacattattcctcatccaccaaactttacagttcgcataatgcattggggcaggtagtctcctggcatccgccaaacccaaatcggactgccagatggtgaagcgtgagagcgtgttttccactgctccagagtccaatggcggcgagctttacaccactccagccgacgcttggcgttGCGCATGTtgatcggccatggaaacccatttcatgaagctcccgacaaacaactctggtgctgacgttgcttccagaggcagtttggaagaTCATGACAGATTGTATATCTTTGTCTCCAGGTATCACCTTGGTGTCCCTCCTGATCCCCGTCGCCCTGGGAATCTACGTCAAAAACAAGTGGCCTGAAACAGCCAAAAAGATCCTCAAGGTAAGATCAAACACCTCGCACTGCATACAGCTGGTTTTGTTCCACACTACTGCTACACTATACACTTCTAGGTTGTTATTCCGGGATCAATAGTGTGCATGCGATTTGTGGATTCAAATCAAGTCTTTAAAATGTGTGTTTGCAGGTGGGTTCCATAGTTggcctcctcctcatcatcataaTTGCGGTGGTAGGTGGGGTGCTGTACCAGTCCTCCTggaccatctctccctctctctggatcaTCGGAGCCATCTACCCCTTCGTAGGCTTCACCCTGGGCTTCTTCATGGCTCGCTTTGTAGGACAACCCTGGCACAAGTACTACTGCAATATTATATGATTCATGGTAGTCCAGTCTTAATATTGTACCTAGCTGATCAAATCCAAGTTACCATTGCAATAGAAAGTGTTGATAACACCTACCGGAATTATACTTGAATAGCCTGAATAAGTTATTCCCTTTGTCTCCCCTCTGGAAATGCCTTAACATTCAAGTTAATGTAAGCACTACAGTACCAGATGTGCAATGTACTCCACAGGCGCTAAAATGAAAACCATCCAGTGCATTTTAACTTCACCTTGTTCATTTAACAGAGCAGGAGGTTCTTCATAAGCACGCCAGTCAAGCGGAGCCCTTCGTCGCTCCATGGAACCTACTATAGTTAACAAGCCCGTTGTTGTGTTTAAGGTGTCGTACCATCGCCCTGGAGACAGGCTTCCAGAACTCCCAGTTGTGCAGCACCATCGTCCAGCTGTCGTTCTCCCCTGAAGAGCTGGAGGTCATGTTCGCCTTCCCGCTCATCTACAGCATCTTCCAACTGGTGGTGGCTGTCATGTCTGTTGGAGGTGGGTCAGCTTATACCGCTGTTGAAGAGCTAATGTCAATATTGATATGCTATCCAAAAGTTTTGAATGATTTTGTGGTCGACTTATAGATGTATAGTAGGCCTATGGTCTGGTATTTCTACCGTGTGTTATCTATATTCCCAACAATTATTTGTCATTCTAGCTAATGATTGATTGCCCGGGTGCCAGTCTGATCATTAACTTCTCTCAGACTATATTATTGATGCTTGTCGGTGCTTATTTAGATTGAAAAATGTGGCTGTAAAGGAACACAGTAGGTGTAACATGAGTGGTTCCGCCTCCTACAGCTTACCAGATGTATAAGTGGAAGTGTGGAGGCGGTTCGTCTGAGTTAGACAGCGAGGGAGCAGAGGGGGACGCTGAGGCACCTAAGGATAAGCAGGAGTACGCCCTGGAAAATGGAGGCTTTGAGTGCGACGAGAATGGCAACAACGGAGAAAAGGGCAAGATCACCCAGATGTGAGCACGGACAGGCCGCGGGACTCTTTGACAGTTAGCAGCACGCAGCGACCTGGGTGCAATACCGTACCTACATCCTTCCCACTCAatcacaccatacacacacactgaccttgaCAGGCTGAAATTGTGCATTATAGGGTCCTGCCATTTAAAAAGTGAGGTATTCTCAACATGGGAGAGGTTTCTGTGAAGCTTTACTTcaataacaaaaaaaacaaaatctTCAGGGGTAGGAAACCATCTCAGATCCTGAATGAAGTCTGAGTTCTCCTGTACctcactttttttatttttttacaacagTGTATACCTGCAGAGACCTCGTGGAGGCCAGCAGCGTGGTAGTGACTGAGGTGAGGTATTGTGAGATTTGTTGAGTGGTGAGGGTTTACATCCTCTCTAGCTCCACAAGAGACAGAGGAAACTGTTCACCGTGAAAAGGTTTCTGTCTAGTCACTCCTGTCAGAACTACAGTAACTTTTTCAATATTTATATTTGCAAACCAGTCAACCTAAACTAATTTATTAGTCCATGTCGTAGGactcatgacacacacacacaccagcattaAGACATTATATTGAATTTTAAATGGACCCCTCCAGGATATTTTACGCATGCCTCATTATTTTATAATTTGTATGTTaaagcaacaaacaaaaaaatacattacaaGTCTTCATTTAGTTTTACATTATTAGACAGTACATTTGAACCATATTTATGAATGTACTGTCTTTGTATACATTTAGATTTACATAGATGAATAGCCTAAACAGACTATACCAAACATCAAGAaccccttcctaatattgagttgcacccccttttgtcttcagaacagcttcaatttgtcgtagcatggactacaaggtgtagatgctggtccatgttgactccaatgcttcccacagttgtcatgtgtgctggatgtcctttgggtggtacacacattcttgatgcacacgggaaactgttgagcgtgaaaaacccagcagcagtgcagttcttgacacaaaccggtgcaccagGCACCTACTAACATATCgggttcaaaggcacttaaatcttttgtcttgcccattcacgttctgaatggcacacatacaaaatcaattgtctcaaggttaaaaaaaatccttctttaacctgcctccccttcatctacactgattgaggtggatttaacaagggacatcaataagggatcatagctttcacctggtaagtctatgtcatggaaaaagtgggtgttcataatgtttagtatactctgtgtatatatCTGTGAAGAACTCTCCACATTGCACTGCACCTTAGTTGTTGTCTTTGTCTTTACGCAGAGGCTAGTTGCTAGTGTGTTGTCTTAAAGAAGGTACCTACCCACCTGATCTTTTGATGTGTAAATGTACCCAacaattaaataaaggtgaacatTTTAAGTGGTCTATCAAGAGTTTtactaaaatatatatttcatgaCAAACTGCAGATCCTTTAGTGAGACTTATCTTCTGACATCTATCACATCCAAACATATGCTTCATGTGaatggtctttttttttttttaaggtgatacaaatatacagaatttCTCTTTTAAGATGGGTTTAAAAACACTTCCAAAGCCGTTTAACAAAGATATCTTCCATGTGGTATCAGACatggtactgtatgtagccttATCCATTCATACATCATGAATCTGTCTATAGTGGGAAGGTACTATACAAATAGGGTACTGCTCCTCAGATGTACACAGACATCAACTGCAAGTCTGTGATGATCAGAGAACTTATTGTAGCCCTGCACTCATTTCTTAATTGACTGTGGGACATTTGTACTTTTATTTGCGGAACCAAACTAACCATTTGATAATTACTTTGTAACCTTGAGTGAACAACAAAAAGCTGTGAGCTGTTAGTCACCAATGGCGGCATCTGACAAACTAAGACTATTGTTTGCAGCACTCCCAAGAGTGTTACTGTATCAAACCAACGTTTTACAGATTTCAACTGAAACCAAACTTCTGACAATCACCTGAATAGATTTGACTCGTTGGGAGAGATGAAGGCTGTGTCTGCTCCAGTGGATTGAGTGTTAGTGGATGGATGCTTCCTAAATGCTACATTTTtgacagtgatgaagacatgcCTGCCTGGAACTGTCTTCATGCAAAACAGTACACTGCTGCCTGTCAAGATGTCACAGCCATCGAGGAGGATCTACTAGGACTTCTCCCTAATATCAAATACCATCTGCATATCCATGAAATTTGGTCAAACTAGTTCCATGTGTCTGGGCTGTTTGTCTCAGTTTTAAGATCTGGAGTACCTTTCCATTAGTGGTTGTCTCAAATATTTTCAACCGCCAATAGCCAGGGCCTTCCAAATCTGCAAAAGGTGTATTTGAATGAGCCAATGATCATTGGGTAGTGTGATTGTCATTTTGGGCCTCACACATTCAGAGATGTAGTCAAGTTAAGTCATTTGACCATATTTGGTTATAGGCTATCAGCAATGGCACCagattgtattttatttatttaactaggcaagtcagttaaaaacaaattcttatttacaatgacggcctaccaaaaggcctcctgcagggggcgggggcctgggattaaaaataaatacaatataaatataggacaaaacacacatcacaacaagagagacaacacaacactacataaagagagacctaagacaacacagcatggtagcaacacaacataacaacatggtagcagcacaaaatacggtaaaaacattattgggcacagacaactacacaaagggcaagaaggtagagacaacaatacatcacacaaagcagccacaactgtcagtaaaactgtcatgattgagtctttgaatgaagagattgtgTGAAATTAAATTCAGTGATAAAACCCGATTCTGCAGCTTCTCAAAACAGCTGAACTGTTTTGCAAAAAGCATTTCTAGATAATTTCCCAATAAAAGTTGTGTTATCCATGTAATTGGTTGTTTTGGGAAAAAGCAGAGATCGGGTCTATTTTGTGTCTGGCCATTTATCTCTAATTTATTAAGGTTTTTGAGACTGGAAATAAAATTCCATTTAATATGTGAAGTAGGATTTACCTTTTAAATGCAAATATTTCAGCCCAATGCATGATTCAACACTGGACATTGAGAAGCTGCTTATAGTGGTATATTCCAAACTGATTTCCTTGATTGAAAGCAAAAACACTATATTACAGATATTCTCAGAATCTATTTCATTACTAGATAAACTCAAGGACTGTATTTTCTTAGTGCCAGATAGGGGAAGGCGCAATAGTATTTCCTGGCTGAGCCCTAGTTCAAAAGTTGTCAGGTTCTGGAGACAAGACAGTGCACCTtcttctatatgtgttatttgataACTCAATGATAACTTAATGATTGTTAGGTTATTCAAAACAGAGGTCATGCTTTCGTTGGTGTTTTAAGATCGAACAGTTTGATTGGTTTAGCGATTGTATCGCTGGTGCCTCTACATATAGCTCTGTAAGTGACTTTATATTCATTACTCTGCATAGTATCTCGGACAAATCATCTACACAGGGTTCAGTAATGGAAACACTTTGTAACTGAGGTATGCCATGGAAAacatctggtttccgctcaggttatggatgtgtcactgcaaccttaaaggtcttcaatgatgtcaccatttccCTTGATTATAAGCAATATTGTGCCTCTATTGTTATTtgttattgacttggccaaagcttttgatacggtagacaaTTCCATTcatgtgggccggctaaggagtattggtgtctctgaggggtctttggcctggtttgctaactacctctctcaaaaaGTGCAGTgcataaagtcagaaaatctgctgtctcagccactgcctgtcaccaagggaataacccaaggctcaatcctaggccccacactcttaatctacatcaacaacatagctcaggcagtaggaagctcgctcatccatttatatgcagatgatacagtcgtatactcagctggcccctccccggattttatgttaaatgctctacatcaaagtgtccaacaagctttctctacccttaaccttgttctgaacaactccaaaacaaaggtcatgtggtttggtaagaagaatgcccctctccccacaggtgtgattactacctctgagggtttagagcttgaggtagtcacctcatacaagtacttgggagtatggctagacggtacaatGTCCTCCTCTCAGCACATATGACAAATCTGGAGCTCTTAGACATTACACAAAATAAGATGGACAGATGCATGCAAACATGTTTACTGGTTTACATAGTTTGGCATGGTTAGACCTGAGGGACAATCCACTGATTCACACTATTGAGGCAATGTCTTTCACACACCTCATGTGTCTCTGGGGGACTTGAACTTTCCACCTACAGAACCTGTGTTCAAGCTGAATCTGACACTCATATTTGGCGACATTCTGAGGCAGCGGACTCATCTGTACATTAGTTCGGGTATGAGGCCAATGCAGTTGATAATTGGCAGTAATGTCACGTCCAAACACAATCTGAGTCTCCAGCTCAAAGGCCAGACCGTGTCATTTGAGGACTGTGACAGACCTTTCTTTGAGTCTGTCATTTATCCTTAACGCTGAAGAATTCCTTTGTGGATCTGAATTCATGGGAAAGTACTTCAGATCATTGGAAACACTTGAGTACAGGTCTAAGCTTTCAGCTAAAAGTGGTTGATTTAACATCAAGCAGCTGATTCCCCTAAAAACTGACTAAATACAGATAGATCTTTCAATACAGCGTACTGCCTACATTTTTCACAACCTGACCAAACTGAATGTTCTGAAACTTTCAAACTGCAGGATTGACTCGAGGGAAGTTTAACAAAATACTTTATATCTTTGAAAACATCGTATTTGCATATCGATAACATTTATAATATATTCTAGCTTTACTGA harbors:
- the slc10a2 gene encoding ileal sodium/bile acid cotransporter, whose amino-acid sequence is MNTPMTTAAVALATCHTNATICSGTSCLVAPSNYNKILSLVLSIVLTVMLAMVMFSMGCTVEAGKLWGHIKRPWGIFIGFLCQFGIMPFAAFALSLAFNVLPVQAVVIIIMGCCPGGSSSNIIAYWLDGDMDLSISMTACSSILALGMMPLCLLIYTSVWTSADTIQIPYQSIGITLVSLLIPVALGIYVKNKWPETAKKILKVGSIVGLLLIIIIAVVGGVLYQSSWTISPSLWIIGAIYPFVGFTLGFFMARFVGQPWHKCRTIALETGFQNSQLCSTIVQLSFSPEELEVMFAFPLIYSIFQLVVAVMSVGAYQMYKWKCGGGSSELDSEGAEGDAEAPKDKQEYALENGGFECDENGNNGEKGKITQM